One stretch of Astatotilapia calliptera chromosome 3, fAstCal1.2, whole genome shotgun sequence DNA includes these proteins:
- the LOC113018351 gene encoding chromatin complexes subunit BAP18 isoform X2 encodes MTSASTKVGEIFSAAGAAFTKLGELTMQLHPVAESSPAGLTKSTVKRKPYEDGATPATSDSPKKVIKKSTLAVARASQGPPAVISVSTAQVVMAAGLQGPPSSQPPLKKQKTADVTLSALNDSDVNSDLVDIEGLGERSNSKKLNNFDQDTLNLDSSLIMNPSDLPLLSR; translated from the exons ATGACCTCAGCTTCTACTAAA GTGGGCGAGATCTTCtctgcagcaggagcagccTTCACCAAACTAGGAGAACTCACCATGCAGCTTCACCCAGTGGCAGAGTCCAGTCCTGCCGG TTTGACAAAGAGCACAGTGAAGAGGAAACCATATGAAGATGGAGCTACGCCTGCAACTTCTGACAGTCCAAAGAAGGTCATCAAGAAATCCACTCTTGCTGTTGCCAGAGCATCGCAGGGCCCTCCAGCTGTTATCTCTGTGTCCACAGCTCAGGTTGTCATGGCAGCAGGTCTCCAGGGTCCCCCCTCCAGCCAGCCTCCTCTGAAGAAACAGAAGACTGCAG atgtgaCCCTCAGCGCTCTGAATGATTCGGATGTGAACAGCGATCTTGTGGACATCGAGGGACTCGGTGAGCGATCCAACTCCAAAAAACTCAACAATTTTGATCAAG ATACTCTGAACCTGGACTCAAGCCTCATTATGAACCCCAGCGACCTGCCTCTGCTGTCCCGCTGA
- the LOC113018351 gene encoding chromatin complexes subunit BAP18 isoform X1: MTSASTKVGEIFSAAGAAFTKLGELTMQLHPVAESSPAGSLTKSTVKRKPYEDGATPATSDSPKKVIKKSTLAVARASQGPPAVISVSTAQVVMAAGLQGPPSSQPPLKKQKTADVTLSALNDSDVNSDLVDIEGLGERSNSKKLNNFDQDTLNLDSSLIMNPSDLPLLSR, from the exons ATGACCTCAGCTTCTACTAAA GTGGGCGAGATCTTCtctgcagcaggagcagccTTCACCAAACTAGGAGAACTCACCATGCAGCTTCACCCAGTGGCAGAGTCCAGTCCTGCCGG CAGTTTGACAAAGAGCACAGTGAAGAGGAAACCATATGAAGATGGAGCTACGCCTGCAACTTCTGACAGTCCAAAGAAGGTCATCAAGAAATCCACTCTTGCTGTTGCCAGAGCATCGCAGGGCCCTCCAGCTGTTATCTCTGTGTCCACAGCTCAGGTTGTCATGGCAGCAGGTCTCCAGGGTCCCCCCTCCAGCCAGCCTCCTCTGAAGAAACAGAAGACTGCAG atgtgaCCCTCAGCGCTCTGAATGATTCGGATGTGAACAGCGATCTTGTGGACATCGAGGGACTCGGTGAGCGATCCAACTCCAAAAAACTCAACAATTTTGATCAAG ATACTCTGAACCTGGACTCAAGCCTCATTATGAACCCCAGCGACCTGCCTCTGCTGTCCCGCTGA
- the LOC113018365 gene encoding ribonuclease kappa-A-like isoform X2 — MAVAQKALLGIFFTTNSAVLIEDVPLTDEDTFKDLDPPHRAYDVYQKVGYNCFIAAAMYVVCGLFSCCQMKLNKKKEYLVQ; from the exons ATGGCTGTGGCTCAGAAG GCCTTGCTGGGCATCTTCTTTACAACAAATTCAGCAGTACTGATTGAAGATGTGCCTTTGACAGATGAAGACACATTTAAAGA TTTAGATCCACCTCACAGGGCCTATGACGTGTACCAGAAGGTGGGCTACAACTGCTTCATCGCAGCTGCTATGTATGTAGTGTGTGGACTGTTCTCCTGCTGCCAGATGAAGCTCAATAAGAAGAAG GAGTATCTCGTGCAGTAG
- the LOC113018365 gene encoding ribonuclease kappa-A-like isoform X1, whose product MRGLICGPKLAACGIVLSMWGVVMLALLGIFFTTNSAVLIEDVPLTDEDTFKDLDPPHRAYDVYQKVGYNCFIAAAMYVVCGLFSCCQMKLNKKKEYLVQ is encoded by the exons ATGCGTGGCCTCATCTGTGGACCTAAACTCGCCGCATGTGGGATCGTGTTGAGCATGTGGGGAGTTGTCATGTTG GCCTTGCTGGGCATCTTCTTTACAACAAATTCAGCAGTACTGATTGAAGATGTGCCTTTGACAGATGAAGACACATTTAAAGA TTTAGATCCACCTCACAGGGCCTATGACGTGTACCAGAAGGTGGGCTACAACTGCTTCATCGCAGCTGCTATGTATGTAGTGTGTGGACTGTTCTCCTGCTGCCAGATGAAGCTCAATAAGAAGAAG GAGTATCTCGTGCAGTAG